From a region of the Micropterus dolomieu isolate WLL.071019.BEF.003 ecotype Adirondacks linkage group LG21, ASM2129224v1, whole genome shotgun sequence genome:
- the acacb gene encoding acetyl-CoA carboxylase 2 isoform X4, with product MSGLHLVKKGREHRKMDLQRDFTVASPAEFVTRFGGNRIIEKVLIANNGIAAVKCMRSIRRWSYEMFRNERTIRFVVMVTPEDLKANAEYIKMADHYVPVPGGTNNNNYANVELIVDIAKRIPVQAVWAGWGHASENPKLPELLNKAGISFLGPSSKAMWALGDKVASSIVAQSADIPTLPWSGSGLRMDWAEEDQTLGKVISVPPEVYAKGCVQDVDDGLAEAERIGYPVVIKASEGGGGKGIRKVESSEDFPSFFRQVQTEVPGSPIFIMQQAQHARHLEVQILADEYGNAISLFGRDCSIQRRHQKIIEEAPATIAAASTFEQMERYAVRLAKMVGYVSAGTVEYLFSEDGSFHFLELNPRLQVEHPCTEMIGDVNLPAAQLQIAMGIPLHRIKDIRLLYGETPWGDTIINFENPDCVPSPRGHVIAARITSENPDEGFKPSSGTVQELNFRSNKNVWGYFSVGATGGLHEFADSQFGHCFSWGENREEAISNMVVALKELSIRGDFRTTVEYLIKLLETESFRNNDIDTSWLDHLIADKVQAERPNTMLGIVCGALHVADTSFQKSMSDYLHSLERGQVLPAASLLNSVSVDLIYEGVKFCLRVARQSPTTYVIMMNDSNIEIDVHRLSDGGLLLSYDGSSHTTYMKEEVDSYRITVGNKTCVFEKEKDPTVLRSPSAGKLLQYVVEDGCHICAGDTYAEIEVMKMVMTLTVQQSGFIHFVKRPGAVLEPGCVMAHIDLDDPSSIHWVELNTAKLPPQQPLPVVGEKLHQVFHSVLENLGKVMDGYCLEEPYFSSKLKQWVNTLMKTLRDPSLPLLELQEIMTSVAGRIPPGVEKDIRKVMAQYASNITSVLCQFPSQRIANVLDSHAATLQRKADREVFFMNTQSIVQLVQRYRSGIRGYMKSVVLDLLKRYLQVEMQFQQAHYDKCVINLREQYKPDMSPVLEYIFSHAQVSKKNVLVIMLIDQLCGRDSMLADELMAILNELTQLGKMENSKVALRARQVLIASHLPSYELRHNQVESIFLSAIDLYGHQFCPENLKKLILSETSIFDVLPNFFYHSNQVVCMAALEVYVRRAYIAYELNSIQHHQLQDGTCAVDFQFMLPSSHPNRGSSPTLNRVPVPVSGSGQFKMRRQSSDLFMEGALSPPCQRMGAMVAFQCFDDFKRNVDEVLFSFAEPLLESAPFSESCSSLYEEENFKNTKENPIHIINVSIKTADTEDDDALVTAFTAFAQSKKAVLFEYGIRRITFLVAQKREFPKFFTFRARDGFQEDRIYRNLEPALAFQLELNRMRNFDLTAVPCANHKMHLYLGAARVQEGAEVTDYRFFIRAIIRHSDLITKEASFEYLQNEGERLLLEAMDELEVAFSNTSVRTDCNHIFLNFVPTVIMDPSKIEESVRSMVMRYGSRLWKLRVLQAELKINIRLTPTGNAVPIRLFITNESGYYLDISLYKEVTDPCSRQIMFQSYGDKQGPLHGMLINTPYVTKDLLQAKRFQAQTLGTTYVYDFPEMFRQALFKMWGRGEKQPKDVLMCTELVLDPQGRLVQMNRLPGDNDVGMVAFRMKMKTPEYPEGREIIVISNDITHMIGSFGPQEDELFLRASELARAEGLPRIYIAANSGARIGLAEEIKHMFQVAWIDPADPYKGFKYLYLTPQDYTLISSTNAVHCHHVEEGGESRYIITDIIGKDDGLGVENLRGSGTIAGESSQAYEEIVTISMVTCRAIGIGAYLVRLGQRVIQVENSHIILTGAGALNKVLGTEVYTSNNQLGGVQIMHNNGVTHSTVPDDFEGVFTILQWLSYMPKNNHSPVPVIATLDPVDREIEYTPTKAPYDPRWMLAGRPHPTVRGAWQSGFFDHGSFMEIMESWAQTVVVGRARLGGIPLGVIAVETRTVEFTVPADPANLDSESKVLQQAGQVWFPDSAFKTAQVICDFNLEHLPLMVFANWRGFSGGMKDMYDQVLKFGAYIVDALRSFRQPVLVYIPPHAELRGGSWVVIDPTINPLCMELYADRESRGGVLEAEGTVEIKFRRKDLLKTMRRLDSVYASLAEQLASPELSDKQCRELECKLKAREEFLLPIYHQVAVQFVDLHDTPGRMQEKGVITDILDWKNVRTFFYWRLRRLLLEQVVKCEILQANKDLSDGHMHSMLRRWFVETEGTVKAYLWDNNQAVVEWLEKHLSKEDGTRSAIQENIKYLKKENTLKHIRSLVQANPDVTMDCIIHMSQNITPSQRAKLSHLLATMDSTSTS from the exons ATGTCTGGTCTTCACTTGGTGAAAAAAGGACGTGAGCACAGAAAGATGGATCTGCAGAGGGACTTCACTGTGGCCTCTCCTGCAGAGTTTGTCACCCGATTTGGTGGCAACCGTATCATCGAAAAA GTGCTGATAGCTAATAACGGGATAGCCGCAGTCAAATGTATGCGTTCTATCCGTCGCTGGTCTTACGAAATGTTTCGCAATGAAAGGACCATCCGCTTTGTGGTCATGGTAACTCCTGAAGACTTAAAAGCCAATGCAG AATACATTAAAATGGCAGATCATTATGTGCCTGTACCCGGTGggaccaacaacaacaactacgcCAACGTAGAGCTAATAGTGGACATTGCTAAAAGAATCCCAGTGCAG GCTGTGTGGGCTGGTTGGGGTCATGCCTCAGAAAATCCCAAACTGCCAGAGCTGTTGAACAAAGCAGGAATATCGTTCTTAG GGCCGTCCAGTAAGGCAATGTGGGCTCTCGGGGATAAGGTGGCTTCTTCCATTGTGGCCCAGAGTGCCGACATTCCCACACTACCATGGAGTGGCTCAG GTCTGAGAATGGACTGGGCAGAGGAGGACCAAACACTGGGCAAAGTAATCAGTGTTCCTCCAGAGGTGTACGCAAAGGGCTGTGTTCAGGATGTAGATGATGGGCTGGCA GAAGCTGAGAGAATTGGTTATCCGGTTGTTATCAAGGCCTCAGAGGGTGGAGGTGGAAAGGGTATCCGTAAAGTAGAAAGTTCTGAGGATTTTCCAAGTTTTtttagacag GTTCAGACAGAGGTACCCGGCTCGCCTATCTTCATCATGCAGCAGGCTCAGCATGCGAGACATCTCGAGGTTCAGATTCTGGCTGATGAGTATGGAAATGCCATCTCTCTGTTCGGACGAGACTGCTCCATCCAGAGAAGACACCAGAAGATCATAGAGGAGGCTCCTGCCACCATAGCTGCTGCCTCAACATTTGAGCAAATGGAACGG TATGCCGTGCGACTGGCCAAGATGGTGGGCTACGTCAGTGCAGGTACTGTGGAATATCTCTTTTCTGAAGACGGAAGTTTCCATTTCCTGGAGCTGAATCCCCGCCTGCAGGTGGAACATCCCTGTACAGAGATGATCGGAGATGTAAACCTGCCTGCTGCCCAGCTTCAG ATTGCGATGGGCATCCCCCTTCATAGAATTAAGGACATCCGCTTGCTTTATGGAGAAACTCCGTGGGGTGACACCATCATTAACTTTGAGAATCCAGACTGCGTACCAAGTCCAAGAGGGCACGTCATAGCTGCTCGGATCACCAGTGAGAACCCTGACGAG GGGTTCAAGCCCAGCTCTGGCACCGTGCAGGAGCTGAACTTCCGTAGCAATAAAAATGTCTGGGGCTATTTCAGTGTGGGGGCAACTGGTGGGCTGCATGAATTTGCGGACTCCCAGTTTGGACACTGTTTCTCCTGGGGTGAGAACCGTGAAGAAGCCATTTC GAACATGGTGGTGGCTTTGAAGGAGCTGTCCATTCGAGGCGACTTCAGGACCACGGTTGAATACCTCATTAAGTTACTAGAGACAGAAAGCTTCAGAAACAACGACATCGACACCAGCTGGCTGGATCATCTCATTGCAGACAAAGTGCAG GCGGAGAGACCAAATACCATGCTGGGTATTGTTTGTGGGGCTTTGCATGTTGCTGATACGAGCTTCCAAAAGAGCATGTCTGACTACCTACATTCACTGGAAAG AGGCCAAGTACTGCCTGCGGCCAGCCTCCTGAACTCTGTCAGTGTGGACCTTATATATGAAGGAGTCAAGTTCTGCCTCAGG GTGGCTCGCCAATCCCCAACAACTTATGTCATCATGATGAACGACTCCAACATTGAGATAGATGTCCACAGGCTGAGTGATGGTGGCCTCCTACTGTCCTATGATGGCAGCAGCCATACCACCTACATGAAGGAGGAAGTGGACAG CTACCGCATCACTGTCGGAAACAAGACTTGTGTATTTGAGAAGGAGAAAGATCCCACGGTGCTGAGGTCTCCCTCTGCTGGTAAACTGCTGCAGTACGTGGTTGAGGACGGATGTCACATTTGTGCTGGAGATACATATGCAGAGATTGAG GTGATGAAGATGGTGATGACTCTGACTGTGCAGCAGTCAGGCTTTATCCACTTTGTTAAGAGACCTGGAGCAGTTCTGGAGCCTGGCTGTGTGATGGCACATATAGACCTGGATGACCCCAGCAGTATACACTGG GTGGAGCTCAACACCGCCAAACTGCCACCCCAGCAACCACTGCCCGTTGTCGGGGAAAAACTTCACCAGGTGTTTCACAGTGTGCTGGAAAACTTGGGTAAAGTCATGGATGGCTACTGCCTTGAAGAGCCGTACTTTAGCAGCAAG CTCAAACAGTGGGTGAATACCCTGATGAAGACTTTGAGGGACCCCTCGCTGCCGCTGTTGGAACTCCAGGAGATCATGACGAGTGTGGCGGGGCGCATTCCTCCTGGCGTGGAGAAAGATATCCGTAAAGTCATGGCCCAGTACGCAAGCAACATCACCTCTGTCCTCTGCCAGTTCCCTAGCCAAAGG ATTGCAAACGTTCTAGACAGCCATGCGGCCACCCTACAGAGGAAGGCTGACCGAGAGGTGTTCTTCATGAACACTCAGAGTATCGTTCAACTGGTACAGAG GTACCGCAGTGGAATTCGTGGTTATATGAAGTCGGTGGTTCTCGATCTGCTCAAGCGATACCTACAAGTAGAGATGCAGTTTCAGCAAG CTCACTATGACAAGTGTGTGATCAACCTGAGGGAGCAGTACAAACCTGACATGAGTCCTGTGCTGGAGTACATCTTCTCTCATGCCCAGGTCTCCAAGAAGAACGTCCTAGTCATAATGCTCATT GACCAACTGTGTGGAAGGGATTCCATGCTAGCAGATGAGCTGATGGCCATTTTGAACGAGCTCACGCAGCTTGGCAAGATGGAGAACTCAAAGGTGGCACTGAGAGCCAGACAG GTCTTGATTGCCTCCCATTTACCATCATACGAACTGAGGCACAACCAGGTGGAGTCCATCTTCCTGTCAGCCATTGACTTGTACGGCCACCAGTTTTGTCCAGAAAACTTGAAG AAACTAATTCTCTCTGAAACCTCCATTTTTGATGTCTTGCCCAATTTCTTCTATCACTCAAATCAAGTTGTCTGCATGGCTGCCTTGGAG GTCTATGTGCGCAGAGCTTACATTGCCTATGAACTAAACAGCATCCAGCATCACCAGCTGCAGGATGGAACGTGTGCTGTAGACTTCCAGTTTATGCTGCCGTCGTCGCACCCAAACAG AGGGAGCAGCCCTACTCTGAACAG GGTTCCTGTGCCAGTGAGTGGATCAGGCCAGTTTAAAATGAGGCGACAGAGCAGTGACCTCTTTATGGAGGGAGCTTTGTCTCCACCCTGCCAGCGAATGGGCGCCATGGTAGCTTTCCAGTGTTTTGATGACTTTAAAAG gaatgttgatgaagtTCTCTTCAGCTTTGCAGAACCACTCTTGGAGAGTGCTCCGTTCTCGGAGTCCTGCTCCAGTCTCTATGAGGAGGAGAACTTCAAG AATACGAAGGAGAACCCAATCCACATCATTAATGTGTCCATAAAAACAGCGGATACAGAAGATGACGATGCTTTGGTTACAGCCTTCACTGCCTTTGCACAGTCAAAG aaagctGTGCTTTTTGAGTATGGAATCAGGAGAATCACATTTTTGGTTGCACAGAAG AGAGAATTTCCCAAGTTCTTCACTTTCAGAGCTAGAGATGGG TTCCAGGAGGATCGTATTTACCGTAATCTGGAGCCAGCGTTAGCATTTCAGCTGGAGCTCAACCGCATGAGAAACTTTGACCTGACGGCCGTTCCGTGTGCCAACCACAAGATGCACCTCTACCTCGGTGCTGCTCGTGTGCAGGAGGGCGCTGAAGTCACAGACTACCGCTTCTTCATACGAGCTATTATCCGCCACTCAGATCTCATTACAAAG GAAGCCTCCTTTGAATACCTCCAAAATGAGGGAGAACGTCTTCTGTTAGAGGCCATGGATGAGTTGGAGGTGGCCTTCAGTAACACCAGTGTCCGCACAGACTGCAACCACATCTTCCTTAACTTCGTACCCACCGTCATTATGGACCCCTCTAAA ATAGAGGAGTCTGTTCGCTCCATGGTGATGCGCTACGGCAGCCGTCTTTGGAAGCTGCGCGTCCTGCAGGCTGAACTGAAGATCAATATCCGTCTGACACCAACTGGAAATGCCGTTCCTATCCGCCTGTTTATCACAAATGAGTCTGGCTATTACTTGGACATCAGCCTGTACAAAGAGGTTACTGACCCATGTTCCAGACAG ATCATGTTCCAGTCATATGGAGATAAACAGGGTCCTCTGCATGGCATGCTGATCAATACTCCGTATGTGACCAAAGACCTGCTGCAGGCCAAGCGCTTCCAGGCTCAAACTTTGGGGACTACATATGTCTATGACTTCCCAGAGATGTTCAGACAG GCACTGTTTAAAATGTGGGGTCGAGGTGAAAAACAACCCAAAGACGTACTGATGTGCACCGAGCTGGTTCTGGACCCTCAAGGTCGACTCGTGCAGATGAACCGCCTGCCTGGAGACAATGAT GTGGGAATGGTTGCCTTCAGGATGAAGATGAAGACTCCAGAGTACCCAGAGGGCAGAGAAATCATTGTCATCAGTAATGACATCACTCACATGATCGGCTCATTTGGTCCTCAAGAGGATGAGCTGTTCCTCAGGGCGTCTGAGTTGGCTCGGGCTGAGGGCCTCCCCCGTATTTACATCGCAGCCAACAGTGGAGCACGAATCGGCCTCGCTGAAGAGATCAAACACATGTTCCAGGTGGCCTGGATTGACCCCGCTGACCCCTACAAG GGTTTCAAGTACCTATACCTGACACCTCAGGACTACACACTTATCAGCTCCACCAATGCTGTTCACTGTCACCATGTAGAGGAAGGTGGAGAGTCCAG GTACATCATCACTGACATCATTGGGAAGGACGATGGTCTTGGGGTTGAGAACCTGCGAGGTTCTGGCACCATTGCTGGAGAATCCTCTCAGGCCTATGAGGAGATCGTTACAATTAGTATG GTGACATGTCGCGCTATTGGAATTGGAGCCTATCTGGTCCGTTTGGGACAGAGAGTGATTCAGGTGGAAAACTCTCACATTATCCTGACTGGAGCGGGCGCTCTTAACAAG GTTTTGGGTACAGAGGTCTACACTTCCAACAATCAGCTGGGAGGGGTCCAGATCATGCACAATAATGGAGTCACACACAGCACTGTGCCTGATGACTTTGAGGGCGTCTTCACCATACTCCAGTGGCTCTCCTATATGCCAAAG AATAATCACTCCCCTGTTCCTGTTATAGCAACTCTAGATCCAGTGGATAGAGAGATAGAATATACTCCCACAAAAGCACCTTATGATCCCCGCTGGATGCTGGCTGGGAGACCTCACCCCA CGGTGAGAGGTGCCTGGCAAAGTGGATTCTTTGACCACGGCTCTTTCATGGAGATCATGGAGTCTTGGGCTCAGACAGTGGTAGTAGGCAGAGCACG TTTAGGAGGAATTCCCCTTGGTGTCATTGCTGTCGAAACACGCACAGTTGAGTTCACAGTCCCGGCAGACCCAGCCAATCTGGATTCAGAATCTAAA GTTCTACAGCAGGCTGGCCAGGTGTGGTTTCCAGACTCTGCGTTTAAAACCGCTCAGGTGATCTGTGACTTCAACCTTGAACATCTGCCTCTCATGGTGTTTGCCAACTGGAGAGGCTTCTCTGGTGGAATGAAGG ATATGTATGACCAGGTACTGAAGTTTGGGGCCTATATCGTTGACGCCCTGCGTAGTTTCCGCCAGCCAGTGCTGGTGTACATCCCACCACATGCTGAGCTGAGAGGAGGCTCATGGGTAGTGATAGACCCCACCATCAACCCTCTGTGTATGGAGCTCTATGCAGACAGGGAGAGCAG AGGTGGTGTGCTGGAGGCTGAGGGTACAGTGGAGATCAAATTCAGGAGGAAAGACCTGCTGAAGACGATGAGGAGACTAGATTCAGTCTATGCTAGTCTCGCTGAGCAGCTTG CTTCCCCAGAGCTATCTGACAAACAGTGCCGAGAGCTGGAGTGTAAGCTCAAAGCAAGGGAGGAATTCCTATTGCCCATCTACCACCAGGTGGCAGTGCAGTTTGTAGATCTCCATGACACACCAGGCAGGATGCAGGAGAAGGGCGTCATCACT GATATTTTGGATTGGAAGAATGTGCGGACCTTCTTCTACTGGCGCTTGCGTCGCCTCCTATTGGAGCAGGTGGTGAAGTGTGAGATTCTGCAGGCCAACAAAGACCTCAGTGACGGACACATGCACTCCATGCTGCGGCGCTGGTTTGTTGAAACAGAAGGAACAGTCAAG GCCTACCTCTGGGATAACAACCAAGCAGTAGTTGAGTGGCTGGAGAAGCATTTGTCCAAGGAGGATGGTACTCGATCCGCCATCCAAGAGAACATCAAGTacctaaaaaaagaaaacactttgaAACACATCCGCAG CCTGGTGCAGGCCAACCCTGACGTAACCATGGACTGCATCATCCACATGAGCCAGAATATTACTCCGTCCCAGAGGGCTAAGCTCTCGCATCTGCTCGCCACTATGGACAGCACCAGCACCAGTTAA